The following are from one region of the Odontesthes bonariensis isolate fOdoBon6 chromosome 16, fOdoBon6.hap1, whole genome shotgun sequence genome:
- the slc6a7 gene encoding sodium-dependent proline transporter, whose product MQDQSGKAAPGSPAGGSGGAAAQNSVHMNGHTITKNGHNSATAATPEPQSESRAQSPVPATEAIVPREQWGGKHEFLLSCIGYCVGLGNVWRFPYLCYRNGGGVFLIPYFIMLFVTGVPLFLMELSLGQYGAAGPITVWKCCPLLKGIGIGMLCVSTLVCLYYNVIIAWTFYYLGSSFQSPLPWSCDAIANAAICGNGTTGNSSFGRRLSPTEIFWNETVLGVVHSEGLHDPGPVRWPLALCLLAAWVIIFLCMLKGIRSSGKVVYVTATFPYFVLVVLIIRGATLEGSLQGVRFYLTPDWGRLANAQVWNDAASQIFYSLGIGVGGLLSMASYNKFDNNVIRDTIIITTGNCSTSFFAGFAIFSILGHMAWKKGVPVGEVADTGPGLAFVAYPEALALLPGSVFWSILFFLMLFMLGIDTLFGNMEGITTAVLDEFPHLRANMLHKTLFLGALCFCFYLMGLLLVTNGGIYWFTLIDSFSTSFGLIIITLFMCIGISFFYGVNQFCQDIVDMICHCPPWCTKVLFYFKACWVFFTPFLLLFILTYIFIEMYNTPLHYGSYVYPRWGKALGVCIGATCCLQILIWAIVAISRETGTLKERFRKSIRPLNSWRVNNLNSTGRGEEHMDTERVEAPFTVTLTDMDFTAMTWELGSQA is encoded by the exons ATGCAGGACCAAAGCGGCAAAGCAGCACCCGGGAGCCCCGCCGGAGGAAGCGGTGGAGCCGCCGCGCAG AATTCAGTGCATATGAATGGACATACCATCACTAAAAATGGCCACAACTCAGCAACTGCAGCGACTCCAGAGCCCCAGTCTGAATCTCGagcccagagtcctgttccagctACAGAAGCGATCGTCCCGAGGGAGCAGTGGGGCGGGAAGCACGAGTTCCTGCTCTCATGCATTGGATACTGCGTCGGACTGGGGAACGTGTGGAGGTTCCCGTACCTCTGTTATCGCAATGGAGGAG GTGTCTTTCTCATCCCCTACTTCATTATGCTCTTTGTTACGGGTGTGCCTCTCTTCCTCATGGAGCTGAGTTTAGGCCAGTATGGTGCAGCCGGCCCAATTACTGTGTGGAAATGTTGCCCTCTGCTCAAAG GTATTGGAATCGGGATGCTGTGTGTGTccacgttggtgtgtctttattATAATGTCATCATAGCGTGGACATTTTACTACCTGGGCAGCTCGTTCCAGAGCCCGCTTCCCTGGTCATGTGACGCCATTGCCAATGCAGCTATTTGTGGTAATGGCACCACCGGCAATAGTTCCTTTGGTAGACGCCTGAGCCCCACAGAAATCTTCTGGAA TGAGACCGTGCTGGGTGTAGTACACAGTGAGGGCCTTCATGACCCGGGCCCTGTGCGTTGGCCCCTGGCCCTCTGCCTTCTGGCTGCCTGGGTCATCATCTTCCTGTGCATGCTGAAGGGCATCCGCAGCTCTGGCAAG GTGGTGTATGTGACCGCCACCTTCCCGTACTTTGTCCTCGTTGTGTTGATCATCAGAGGGGCCACGCTGGAGGGCTCTCTTCAGGGCGTCCGCTTCTACCTCACGCCAGACTGGGGCCGCTTAGCTAACGCTCAG GTGTGGAATGACGCAGCCTCGCAGATCTTCTACTCATTAGGCATCGGAGTTGGGGGTCTGCTTTCTATGGCCTCTTACAATAAGTTTGACAATAATGTCATCAG GGACACAATAATTATCACCACAGGAAACTGCAGCACCAGCTTCTTTGCAGGATTTGCTATATTCTCAATTCTGGGACACATGGCTTGGAAAAAGGGAGTTCCTGTTGGAGAGGTGGCAGATACAG GTCCTGGGTTGGCTTTTGTTGCTTACCCAGAAGCCCTTGCTCTGCTCCCAGGCTCAGTGTTTTGGTCCATTCTCTTCTTCCTCATGCTCTTCATGCTGGGCATCGATACACTG TTTGGCAACATGGAGGGCATCACCACAGCCGTGTTGGATGAGTTTCCACATCTCAGGGCGAACATGCTGCACAAGACCTTGTTCTTGGGTGctctgtgtttctgcttctacCTGATGGGCCTGCTGTTAGTGACTAAT GGAGGAATTTACTGGTTTACTCTCATTGACTCCTTCAGCACTAGTTTCggcctcatcatcatcaccctATTCATGTGCATTGGCATCTCCTTCTTCTATG GAGTCAACCAGTTTTGTCAGGACATTGTTGATATGATCTGCCACTGTCCTCCCTGGTGCACCAAAGTGCTGTTTTACTTCAAGGCATGCTGGGTTTTCTTCACTCCGTTTCTCCTGCTG TTCATCCTGACCTACATCTTCATTGAGATGTACAACACTCCACTCCACTACGGCTCTTACGTGTATCCACGGTGGGGTAAAGCTTTGGGCGTGTGTATAGGTGCGACCTGCTGTCTGCAGATCCTCATCTGGGCCATTGTGGCCATCAGCAGGGAAACGGGAACACTGAAAGAA cgtttccgGAAGTCAATTCGACCCCTGAATTCCTGGAGGGTAAACAACTTGAACAGCACCGGGAGGGGTGAAGAGCACATGGATACCGAGAGAGTGGAGGCTCCGTTCACCGTGACTCTCACCGACATGGACTTTACTGCGATGACGTGGGAGTTGGGAAGCCAGGCGTAA
- the LOC142402294 gene encoding SLAIN motif-containing protein-like gives MELQNNMMISGEQYFCYQPQVEFDTGINHHLLSRELKSSCEQLEGRPDPHCNVWTDSEPARINCNGKSFAMDARIRLDSLKSGCDIPLPCCAIDSTLYSCNGEKDHSEQSALDLVEILDIEDDMQDEESCFPHRLYEPQKEQSFVEKESAFIWCRHILDNPSPEMEAACRALTKKLDQTSRSHFYRHAAPSHYGPSLGSSVDKTSVSTSLSDSDTSDHELSVPGNSITSSYRLQDITDVHIIAKMQEASLRQNYGSAPATASEMLPSYSNATLVNVDEFAAGNKNKTSSSSYWQPALSSQSSSCCQSATKQGRQGPKLTRLHQQVTQFKLLKLAQNQATAEGRTRSPLRTSLRSLQAVRNSRSLENDDCQAVDQPSYPLTASLNSSRLTHLMKDSSVRMTAVKKLQRSQSLSPSRIPHPARGYLSVRGRVFASPERPTTAAWGRCVISTQR, from the exons ATGGAACTCCAAAACAACATGATGATCAGTGGGGAGCAATATTTCTGCTATCAGCCTCAGGTGGAGTTTGATACAGGCATAAACCATCATCTTCTCAGCAGGGAGTTgaaaagcagctgtgagcagctggaGGGGCGTCCAGATCCACACTGCAACGTCTGGACCGATTCTGAACCAGCAAGAATCAATTGTAATGGCAAATCATTTGCCATGGATGCTAGAATTAGACTTGATAGTTTGAAGTCTGGCTGTGATATACCTTTACCTTGCTGTGCCATAGATAGCACCTTGTACAGCTGTAATGGTGAGAAAGACCACTCAGAACAGTCAGCTTTGGACTTGGTAGAAATCCTTGATATAGAGGATGACATGCAGGATGAAGAGAGCTG TTTCCCTCACAGGCTCTATGAGCCTCAAAAGGAGCAGTCGTTTGTGGAGAAGGAGTCTGCCTTCATATGGTGTCGACATATCCTCGATAACCCCAGCCCTGAGATGGAGGCTGCATGTCGTGCACTCACGAAGAAACTGGACCAAA CATCAAGATCTCACTTCTACAGACATGCTGCACCTTCCCATTATGGTCCCTCTCTGGGCTCCTCTGTAGACAAAACATCAGTCAGCACATCACTCAGCGACTCTGACACTTCAG ATCACGAGCTGAGCGTCCCCGGTAACTCCATAACCAGCAGCTACAGACTGCAGGACATCACAGATGTTCACATTATTGCCAAAATGCAGGAAGCCA GTTTAAGGCAGAACTATGGTTCAGCGCCTGCTACTGCGTCAGAGATGCTTCCATCTTATTCTAACGCCACATTGGTCAATGTTGATGAGTTTGCTGctggaaataaaaacaagactTCATCTTCTTCATATTGGCAGCCTGCTCTATCATCACAGAGCTCTTCCTGTTGCCAGTCGGCAACAAAGCAGGGGCGCCAAGGTCCCAAACTGACCAGACTTCACCAACAAGTCACTCAATTCAAGTTGCTTAAACTTGCTCAGAATCAAG CCA cagcagagggGAGGACAAGATCCCCACTGCGGACAAGTCTCCGTTCCCTCCAGGCTGTCAGGAACAGCCGAAGTTTAGAGAATGATGACTGCCAAGCCGTTGACCAACCCTCTTACCCTCTAACAG CATCTCTGAACTCCAGTAGGTTGACGCACTTGATGAAAGACTCGTCGGTCCGGATGACAgccgtgaagaagctgcagAGATCTCAGTCTCTCAGCCCCTCCAGGATCCCTCACCCTGCGAGGGGATACCTGTCTGTTCGTGGACGTGTTTTCGCCTCACCAGAGAGGCCGACCACTGCAGCATGGGGCAGATGCGTGATATCCACTCAAAGGTGA